The following are encoded together in the Equus quagga isolate Etosha38 chromosome 15, UCLA_HA_Equagga_1.0, whole genome shotgun sequence genome:
- the KCNK16 gene encoding potassium channel subfamily K member 16: MPRARLFSCWGSRLLPLLLAYICYLLLGATIFQALEKQAETQSRDQLQFEKLRFLENYTCLDQRALEQFVQVIMEAWVKGVNPKGNSTNPSNWDFSSSLFFAGTVVTTIGYGNLAPSTEAGQVFCVFYALVGIPLNVVFLNHLGRGLRAHLATLEGWEDQSKRSQILQILALTLFLILGSVLILIFPPIVFSHVEGWSFSEGFYFAFITLSTIGFGDYVVGTDPNKHYISVYRSLAVIWILLGLAWLALVLPLGPLLLHRCSQLWLPSRSFSIKERGAPEADGLPRPQKIPVSA; this comes from the exons ATGCCCCGCGCTAGGCTCTTCAGCTGCTGGGGTAGCAGgctcctgcccctgctgctggcCTATATCTGCTACCTGCTGCTCGGCGCCACCATCTTCCAGGCgctggagaagcaggcagagaCTCAGTCCAGGGACCAGTTACAGTTCGAGAAGCTGCGCTTCCTGGAGAACTACACCTGCCTGGACCAGCGGGCCCTGGAGCAGTTTGTGCAG GTCATCATGGAAGCCTGGGTGAAGGGCGTGAACCCCAAAGGCAACTCCACCAACCCCAGCAACTGGGACTTCAGCAGCAGCTTATTCTTTGCCGGCACGGTTGTCACCACCATAG gATACGGGAACCTGGCGCCCAGCACGGAGGCAGGCCAGGTCTTCTGTGTCTTCTACGCCCTGGTGGGTATCCCACTCAATGTGGTCTTCCTCAACCACCTGGGCAGAGGACTGCGTGCCCACCTGGCCACCCTCGAGGGGTGGGAGGACCAGTCCAAGCGCTCCCAG ATACTGCAGATCCTGGCCCTGACTCTGTTCCTGATCCTGGGGTCGGTGCTCATCCTCATCTTCCCGCCCATCGTCTTCAGCCACGTGGAGGGCTGGAGCTTCAGCGAGGGCTTCTACTTTGCCTTCATCACTCTCAGCACCATCGGCTTTGGAGACTATGTCGTCG GCACAGACCCCAACAAGCATTACATCTCAGTGTACCGGAGCCTGGCGGTCATCTGGATCCTCCTGGGCCTGGCGTGGCTGGCACTGGTCCTCCCACTGGGCCCGCTCCTTCTGCACAGGTGCTCCCAGCTCTGGCTGCCCAGCAGGAGCTTCAGCATCAAGGAAAGGGGAGCCCCGGAGGCTGATGGGCTCCCCAGACCTCAGAAGATCCCCGTCTCTGCATGA